A genome region from Nocardia sp. NBC_00565 includes the following:
- a CDS encoding MerR family transcriptional regulator yields the protein MTERTIRSLVGIGELSRSTGVPVRTIRFYCDNGILESRRSSGGHRMFDPAAGDRLLLVRRMRALGLSLPAIVSVLDGTESIGTAVAVERAALDAELDELRWRRASLLALEHASPTERAARLELLAAVQNRNAILDTLVTFWRRVLTPMPPELFDAFIDMHIPHVPTEPTPHQVVAYAELTGLAADPNVKTAMTQQIWRAGHSRIRDRRGLLTAVADSYSAAALLVAANEKPCPGVELDAYVVAHATTRGEPDTLRFRRRLLRAAADTDPRLHRYWALTAEITGTHATVGAVHYWLLDALRVDISM from the coding sequence GTGACCGAGCGCACAATTCGGAGTCTGGTCGGTATCGGGGAGCTGTCCCGGTCGACCGGTGTGCCCGTCCGGACGATCCGGTTCTACTGCGATAACGGAATTCTGGAATCCCGACGCAGCAGCGGCGGTCATCGCATGTTCGATCCGGCAGCGGGCGATCGTCTGCTCCTGGTGCGCCGAATGCGTGCGCTCGGGCTGTCGCTTCCCGCGATCGTGAGTGTCCTCGACGGCACCGAATCGATCGGCACTGCTGTCGCCGTCGAGCGCGCCGCCCTGGACGCCGAACTCGACGAACTGCGGTGGCGCCGAGCTTCGCTGCTCGCGCTCGAGCACGCGTCTCCGACGGAGCGCGCGGCCCGCTTGGAACTGCTTGCGGCAGTGCAGAACCGCAACGCCATCCTGGACACTCTGGTCACCTTCTGGCGTCGAGTGCTGACGCCGATGCCACCTGAGTTGTTCGACGCCTTCATCGATATGCATATCCCGCACGTCCCCACCGAACCGACCCCGCACCAGGTTGTCGCCTACGCCGAACTCACCGGTCTGGCCGCCGACCCCAACGTGAAAACCGCTATGACACAGCAGATCTGGCGGGCAGGCCACAGCCGGATCCGGGACCGGCGCGGACTTCTGACCGCAGTCGCCGACTCCTACAGTGCGGCCGCCCTTTTAGTGGCGGCAAACGAAAAACCCTGTCCCGGAGTCGAACTCGATGCCTACGTGGTAGCTCACGCCACCACTCGCGGTGAGCCGGACACCCTGCGATTTCGTCGCCGACTCCTACGAGCAGCCGCCGACACCGACCCACGCTTGCATCGCTACTGGGCTCTCACCGCCGAAATTACCGGCACCCATGCCACTGTCGGCGCAGTCCACTATTGGCTTCTCGACGCTCTCCGCGTGGACATCTCAATGTGA
- a CDS encoding helix-turn-helix transcriptional regulator, with amino-acid sequence MATSEFGKAVRRWRDRVAPDTAGLPAGGRRRAPGLRREELAQLAGISVDYITRLEQGRAANPSNQVVEALARALRLSTVERSHLFRLAGLALPDPETVPTHITPSVQRVLDRLTGIPVAVYDASWTLLQTNPPYAALMGDPPERHSKERNGLWRYFVGPGIPARRTPEAQQSYETALVSELRTTAARYPADNRLQQLIADLRTHSARFAELWEAGAVGYREATSKTMDHPKVGSLTLDCDVLTVAGSDLRIMIYTAEPGTEDAERLALLTVLGTQNFVTESH; translated from the coding sequence ATGGCGACATCGGAATTCGGCAAGGCGGTGCGCCGCTGGCGGGACCGGGTCGCGCCCGATACGGCCGGGCTGCCCGCCGGTGGGCGGCGGCGCGCCCCGGGACTGCGCCGCGAGGAACTGGCGCAGTTGGCCGGTATATCCGTCGACTACATCACCCGCTTGGAGCAGGGGCGCGCGGCCAACCCCTCGAACCAGGTCGTCGAGGCACTGGCTCGGGCGCTGCGGCTGTCCACGGTTGAACGCTCACACCTGTTCCGGCTTGCGGGACTGGCGCTGCCGGACCCGGAAACGGTGCCCACCCACATCACCCCGAGCGTGCAGCGCGTGCTGGACCGGCTGACCGGGATCCCCGTCGCGGTCTACGACGCGTCCTGGACATTGCTGCAGACCAACCCACCGTATGCGGCGTTGATGGGCGATCCGCCGGAACGGCACAGCAAAGAGCGCAACGGGCTGTGGCGATATTTCGTCGGCCCGGGCATCCCGGCCCGCCGCACGCCGGAAGCCCAGCAGTCGTACGAAACCGCACTGGTCTCCGAGCTGCGCACTACCGCCGCACGCTATCCCGCCGACAACCGCCTGCAGCAGCTGATCGCGGACCTGCGCACCCACAGCGCCCGATTCGCCGAGCTGTGGGAAGCCGGCGCCGTCGGCTACCGCGAAGCCACCTCGAAGACGATGGATCATCCGAAGGTCGGTTCGCTGACGCTGGACTGCGATGTGCTCACCGTGGCGGGCAGCGACCTGCGCATCATGATCTACACCGCCGAACCCGGCACCGAGGACGCCGAACGCCTCGCCCTGCTCACCGTGCTCGGCACGCAGAACTTCGTGACGGAATCACATTGA